One window from the genome of Engraulis encrasicolus isolate BLACKSEA-1 chromosome 16, IST_EnEncr_1.0, whole genome shotgun sequence encodes:
- the LOC134466614 gene encoding uncharacterized protein LOC134466614 encodes MAILGQHAMVMTLLILYVSHYLNTWLNPIDMPTKAAKDEHQVKSNRPIIPLPIRDGCPQASNWWMLPQQTEEIAESYWWGPVLQVLRIDKIKGWTTQEKGLLASVWDYVKNLFRGEQPANVPKPAGRKRTRIKAPSTTNWGPGCLLFTIGLLFMGLIRKFRRSQAASEATALEILNEQLDSQCQYLERMLDLLQQIQTRVSQMEECVNADRQLRHTRGKRTQKSVPMTFSDSSASSD; translated from the exons ATGGCAATACTTGGACAACATGCCATGGTCATGACTCTTCTGATCCTATACGTGAGTCATTACTTGAATACCTGGCTGAACCCAATCGATATGCCAACAAAGGCTGCAAAGGATGAGCATCAGGTGAAATCCAACAGACCCATCATCCCACTCCCCATACGAGATGGTTGTCCCCAGGCCTCGAATTGGTGGATGCTGCCCCAGCAAACAGAGGAGATTGCGGAGAGCTACTGGTGGGGACCCGTCTTACAAGTGCTTAGGATCGACAAGATCAAGGGGTGGACGACGCAAGAGAAAGGGCTGCTCGCCAGTGTCTGGGACTACGTCAAGAACTTGTTCAGAGGCGAGCAACCAGCAAACGTCCCAAAGCCAGCGGGTAGAAAAAGGACCCGGATCAAAGCCCCATCAACGACAAACTGGGGACCCGGGTGTCTTTtgtttaccataggcctacttttcatgGGTTTGATTCGGAAG TTCAGACGaagccaggcagccagtgaagCCACAGCCTTGGAGATTCTCAACGAGCAGCTGGATTCCCAGTGCCAGTACCTGGAGAGGATGCTGGACTTGCTGCAACAGATTCAAACACGTGTGTCCCAGATGGAGGAATGTGTGAACGCTGACCGCCAGCTCAGACACACGCGGGGCAAGAGAACGCAGAAGAGCGTGCCGATGACCTTCTCAGACTCATCGGCATCCTCTGATTGA
- the ebi3 gene encoding interleukin-27 subunit beta, whose product MRLAPSFTKSTMCGCSYFLFICIGLTALHTGLCEDSSAWPLSGQPRELFVALGSEVRVQCDATPGEGSAAGAGAGVGVEWRLNGSTAVGQHGSLLYLQSARLQDGGLYTCHRHDDHSTTGEGEVMERVHLRPGYPPSPPNVTCWAPSYPEKALCKASQATHTHLPTDHVINYRHWVTGAIFPCHTIPSSGDYLCEMKDLEMLARPYVVNITATNALGSATTLMSFDLEENVKPDPPVDVKVTPLWKARDQRRVLVEWRPPPTWPEPELFPLKYKVRYYWGSNRQPVEVDSYDCCSIPVEGSLRGGRTYHFQVSALMMMDIGLQSDWSEPISSPVPA is encoded by the exons ATGCGTTTGGCTCCTTCCTTTACTAAGTCCACCATGTGTGGTTGCTCTTATTTCCTATTTATATGTATTGGTCTCACCGCTCTCCACACTGGTCTCTGTGAGGACTCGTCAGCCTGGCCGCTCTCAGGTCAACCTAGGG AGTTGTTTGTGGCGTTGGGCTCGGAGGTGAGAGTGCAGTGCGATGCGACGCCAGGTGAAGGGTCGGCAGCCGGTGCAGGGGCTGGcgtgggggtggagtggaggctAAATGGAAGCACAGCGGTGGGCCAGCACGGCTCCCTGCTCTACCTCCAGAGCGCCAGGCTGCAGGACGGCGGCCTCTACACCTGCCATCGCCATGACGACCACAGCACGACCGGCGAGGGGGAGGTCATGGAGCGGGTGCACCTGAGGCCTGGCT atcctccatctccacctaaTGTCACGTGCTGGGCACCTAGTTACCCTGAAAAGGCCCTCTGTAAGGCCTCGCAGGCAACACACACCCATTTGCCAACAGACCACGTCATCAACTACAG ACACTGGGTGACTGGCGCCATCTTCCCTTGCCACACAATCCCCTCGTCTGGTGACTATCTCTGTGAGATGAAGGACCTGGAAATGCTGGCCAGGCCATATGTCGTCAACATCACAGCTACCAACGCCCTTGGAAGCGCTACAACACTAATGTCCTTTGACCTGGAAGAGAATG TGAAGCCAGACCCCCCTGTGGATGTCAAGGTGACCCCCCTGTGGAAGGCCAGGGACCAGAGGCGTGTGCTGGTAGAATGGCGCCCCCCTCCAACGTGGCCAGAGCCGGAACTGTTCCCATTGAAGTATAAGGTCAGATACTACTGGGGCTCCAATAGGCAACCTGTTGAG GTGGACTCGTATGACTGCTGCTCGATCCCCGTGGAGGGAAGCCTGCGGGGCGGGCGCACGTACCACTTCCAGGTGTCCGCACTGATGATGATGGACATCGGGCTCCAGAGCGACTGGAGCGAGCCGATCAGTAGCCCTGTGCCAGCCTAG
- the odf3l2a gene encoding outer dense fiber protein 3-like protein 2a — protein sequence MGEVLKRRPIISGRERGPGPGRYALPPTIGHIGHDYTKPCSPAYSFHSRMSSTMVSVDSSPGPQYHIGAKMTRHGRDGTPSFSMLGRNKKSGELFQTPGPGAYSPEKAPPVNLHHRPPSYSMGSRTRYRATDTVPAPNSYTLPSLMGTPAPNKPASPCYTLSARRKTGSASEDLAMTPGPGKYNSTDPSVYLHRQPSFSMQSRTSRPNDATRKPGPGTHASEKVVAHLPRPPSFSMGVRHSEFVTPLVVDVWE from the exons ATGGGGGAGGTCTTGAAGAGGAGGCCCATCATCTCTGGCAGAGAGCGGG GGCCGGGTCCTGGACGCTATGCGCTGCCTCCTACCATCGGCCACATCGGGCACGACTACACCAAGCCCTGCAGCCCGGCCTACTCCTTCCACAGCCGCATGAGCAGCACCA TGGTCTCGGTGGACTCCAGCCCAGGTCCTCAGTATCACATCGGTGCCAAGATGACGCGCCATGGCCGCGACGGCACGCCGTCCTTCTCCATGCTCGGACGCAACAAGAAATCAG GTGAGTTGTTCCAGACGCCCGGCCCGGGAGCCTACAGCCCGGAGAAGGCCCCTCCCGTCAACCTCCATCACCGgcccccatcctactccatggGCTCCCGCACGCGCTACCGCGCCACCGACACCGTGCCGGCGCCCAACTCCTACACGCTGCCCTCACTCATGGGCACCCCGGCCCCCAACAAGCCCGCCAGCCCCTGCTACACGCTCTCGGCACGCCGGAAAACGGGCTCGGCCTCCGAGGACCTGGCCATGACGCCGGGGCCCGGCAAGTACAACAGCACGGACCCCAGCGTGTACCTGCACCGGCAGCCGTCCTTCTCCATGCAGAGCCGCACCTCCAGGCCCAACGACGCCACGCGCAAGCCGGGCCCCGGCACGCACGCCTCGGAGAAGGTGGTGGCCCACCTGCCGCGCCCGCCCTCCTTCTCCATGGGCGTCCGGCACTCGGAGTTTGTCACGCCGCTCGTGGTCGACGTGTGGGAGTGA